Genomic window (Arachis hypogaea cultivar Tifrunner chromosome 13, arahy.Tifrunner.gnm2.J5K5, whole genome shotgun sequence):
GTTCCTGGTAACTCCGCTGGCACCGTTACAACATACTATgtaagctttcttttattgtgattagtttcattttaaaTGTTTGCAATAAATTTTGACTACATTccagatataattatttatgtattatttttatacatttaaatttttttaaaaaaatttataatatcagaatttttatatcaaaaagatTTAGAGTTCAATTttggttaaattaaaaaaaattatacaaaagattcaaataaattaaaaaaatatttaaaaaataatattaaaaatataactattttactatttatttatctctttttatcgatctaagtttttgaaaaaaataattttataatatactaTATATACGTAGATAGtagtattattaataaaaataataaagtggTGAGAATTATTGGTGCACGCATGCAGCTATCTTCATTGGGTGGGACACATGATGAAATAGACTTTGAATTTCTGGGGAACTTGAGTGGAGATCCGTACATTCTTCACACAAACGTATTCACGCAAGGGAGAGGGAACAGAGAACAGCAGTTCTATCTATGGTTCGACCCCACCGCCGACTTCCACACCTACTCAATTCTTTGGAATCCTCACAACATCATGtatgtctttattttatttaaaattctttttaatttatttattattgataaTCATTTTTACAattgtcttatatatatatagatgttttagttgtttattttttgttttttcattaaacGGTAGATATATAGATGCACATATTCCAGTGCAAGACTATTCCAAAAACAACTGTAGCTACAAAACAAAATGATTTTTATTTACGGAAATTCTAAGaatctaattatttttagataatactTATTCAACACTCTTCATAATTTACTTCTATATAATTATATCTAAGTTTGTCAATTTTTTATGCAGAAAAATGTTTTGAGTGATGAAATTAGTCATCAAACTTATTTTAGTTACGAATAATctacctttcttttttttttcatcacttcgaattattttttaaataaacatgTGACTATCAACTACTAGATGCTAGCCAAAACAAGGGTTGGCCACTTAGCAaggactattttatttatttatttattcatttggccaatatttttttaatttatttatttaaatcttGGTATTTTAATAGATTCTCTGTGGACGGCACACCAATAAGGGAGTTCAAGAATTTAGAATCAAGAGGGGTCCCATTCCCAAAGAACCAACCCATGAGACTATACTCAAGCCTTTGGAATGCTGATGACTGGGCCACAAGGGGTGGGCTTGTGAAGACAGATTGGGCCCATGCCCCATTCACTGCCTCATACAGAAACTTCAATGCACCACCAGCCCAATCATGGATGGGCCAGTCTCTTGATTCAACAGGCCTTGCAAGAATCCATTGGGTCCAAAAGAATTACATGATTTACAATTATTGCACTGATCTCAAACGCTTCCCACAAGGGCCTCCTCCTGAATGCTCACTTGCATGAGAATCTTATCATTTtatattttctctcttctttctttaattatttgtCAATGATCATTTTTGGTACATTTTTTTATTAGCATAT
Coding sequences:
- the LOC112738204 gene encoding xyloglucan endotransglucosylase protein 1; translated protein: MTTLVTKVPIGFLSLLLIITIATKAAAGNFYQDFEVTWGDNRAKIFNGGQLLTLSLDRASGSGFRSKNEYLFAKLDMQIKLVPGNSAGTVTTYYLSSLGGTHDEIDFEFLGNLSGDPYILHTNVFTQGRGNREQQFYLWFDPTADFHTYSILWNPHNIIFSVDGTPIREFKNLESRGVPFPKNQPMRLYSSLWNADDWATRGGLVKTDWAHAPFTASYRNFNAPPAQSWMGQSLDSTGLARIHWVQKNYMIYNYCTDLKRFPQGPPPECSLA